The following DNA comes from Rosa rugosa chromosome 5, drRosRugo1.1, whole genome shotgun sequence.
ttttttttcttagaagACACgaagttgttctttgtttattaGTTTGCTAAAAAAGTGAGCTCAAAATAGTTTTGTAATGAATAGCATTTGCTTGATGGAgttttcggattttcttgcTCGTTATCTTATTCAAGTACATAGTAAACTCTAACTAATGGTTATTAATTCGAATTatatcaatttctattaaaaaaagataaaaaaaaaaaagcaagataTAATAATCTTATTCCTTGAGATTCTTTTATATAATAATCTTAGAATTTTCGTGATGAGGATATTAATATATGCAACATAGACCAAAACAACAATCTTCATAACGCAGTCATTGCAAAATTAATCGAAATAAATCTTGAATGGATTGATAAAGGCAATTTTTCCATAGTCCTAAATCTAGTTTGATTGAAACTTTAATCTTGAAATGTTATTTGAGGAATCCTTTCCATAGTTTAGACCCTAATGGCCGGCCTAatgaagttaaaaaaaaaaaaagatcgaaTATTTGAACAATTGAACTGCagtggaaaggaaaaagagcGGGTGGCTTTTATTTTGTCCAGACAGGGTTTTGTTGAAAAGTAAATGCGCATATTTGTGAGGGTGGGAGCTGGTGATCGAGACCTGACAGGGTGGGTTTTGAAAAGAAACATCCTTGCTCTTTGGTGTCTCCGGAACTTGCCGTgactatatatacacacacatatgcaTGCATACTCGACTCTATCCATCCCCTTACCATCTTTGCTCATGATTCAAAACATTCCCTTGTCTAGTTAGACATCCTCGTTTGAATAACTATCAGTGATGTGGATGATGATGGGGTGTAGCAGCGGTGGTTGTAGAGACCCAAACATAAAGAATAATAGGGATCTGCCTGAGTACTCGATCAAAGCTGCAAATCATCAGCCCGCAGTACTACTCACTCCAAAGCTTAGCTCTACTTACAACATGACCCAAAACCCTTTGTTACCATTCAATCACCACCATCATCAGAGTGCGTACAGATGTATACACACATAatcgatcatatatatatatatatatacagatcctattcagagcgaggtctcgctctgaaattaaagtgcgaggttgaagtttagggttacttttcggtctcatatccatatctcgaccgttcagtttttaggtactaatgtatagattatttttgcaaaatttcagccaaattaatgatctttaaggtatctaactcgcttaaaccaatggacgaactgaatctgtccaacctgaaccgtactagttttaaggtagttatcaatgccttaacgaccatcaatttgactgaaattttgcagagatgatctatacattagtacctaaaagctaaacggtcgagatgtggatatgagactgaaaagtgaccctaaactccaacctcagactttaatttcagagcgaggcctcgctctggataggatctgtatatatatatatatgtatatatatatatatatatatatatgtctgatTATTCTGTGGGTAGGTGATAATATGATCGATTTCATATGTTATGCAGTGGTTCCAGTGACGTTGCCTGAGCAAAGCAGAAGTAGCAGTGGTTTTTATAGTGATAAACAACCGGCATCTGCAGCTCCTTCGCGAAGTTCGCGATGGAATCCAACCCCGGAGCAGCTAATGGCCCTGGAAGAGCTGTATCGCTCTGGGATCAAGACACCGACGGCCCAACAAATCCGACAGGTGACTGCGCGGCTTCGAAACTATGGGAGGATTGAAGGCAAGAATGTATTCTACTGGTTTCAGAACCACCGAGCCAGGGAGAGGCAGAAGAGACGCCGTGAACTCATGTCCAAGTATCAGTCTGACtctaaacaacaacaacaacaacaaacttTGACTAACACCACAATTAGCAGTCTCCTGGACAAAGAATCTGCAGGAGGTACCAATGAATTAGCATCATTTTCTTATTAACATCCGTGCACTCTATGTGTTGCACACAAGGCTCCCCAAGAAATAGGCGGACTAGGGCTCAACACTAGTTGAGGCCACCTCCTTTAGGTCACCTACGGCTCAATAATAACTGTATACCATATTTTATATCTATGTTTTGAGGAGGGGAGAGCGAGAGACTCAATGATTTTGTTAATAATAATTAAGACCATTTAGTACAAATAATATAACTGTGCCTTGCACTCACCAGGCTAGTCAGCAAACACGTAGCTAAGAGCAGGCTAACCTAATTAATTGAACAGGCACTCGAGCACAAGGACTTGTAAATTAATTAACAGATCAGATTATCACAAGTTATGGAAATTGTCTACTTGCAGTTGACTTTGTTGGTCGTCTTGAAGTTGAGCAGCAGAATAAGCGGACACTACCAAAGTTCACTTTACTTTCTGATCAGGTAAACGTATACCCGTATATCGAAccaaaatctcaagaaaatataGAAATGAATTGAAATGTGTGATATGGATATTTACTGTTTTAAACTACATATGTGCATGAGTTTCATTTGTTACTGTACGTCCTCAGGAATCATCTTCAGTACCGCAAGAGAGGATGATGAGCATGGTGAAAAGAAATTCCTCCAGGCAACTTGTGGAACAATCCGGTTCACCTGGACCGACCTCAGACACAAATGCGTCAGCTACATTAATTAACATAAAGCTCTTGGACTTTCATCACTATTACGATTACGATTACGGTATGATATTGACTACACCCAATATTTACAAAGAcgagcaagaagaagaaagtagagAAATTCAAACTCTGGAGCTCTTTCCACTTGAGAGCGATAATCTCAAGGATGCTAAGGATACGAAATTAAACCTATGAGCACAACCACATGGGCTTGTACAAACAGAGACACTACTGCAGATTTCATGGCATACCAATATTATCAGTTACTTTGAACAAATTAAGGATGCATATAACTAGGAATctatatattcatgtaataaTAAAAGTATGCATGCGTGTCTTCTCTTTGATGGAATAATGCATACGGCACATCTTTTTGATCGGGCCGGTTCTGTATTTGCTTCATTCCACTTTTGTTTCTTCTATCTGTTCAGACGCAGAGGAAGAGTAAGGTTGGCGTCCCTCTTCTTTAATTAGTTAGGTTTCTTTAGTTTGCTAGTGTACCCTTTCGATTTCTGTAAATAAAACTCCGATCCATCGTATTCTGGAGGTCCATCGAAAATGAAAGGTCAATACATATGCATAACTAGCAAGCTCTCATATCTCAAGATATCAAAATCAATTTCGGATTTGCCTGGTCCTGCATTTCTGTTTGTATCATGCATGCGAAAAAACAGTTGGGTAATGCTGCAGAATATTGCGTCACACTGCGTTTGTTAACAGAACTATTTTATATGTACCTGCATGGTTTGATCATGATCACTCCACTTTATACCGTACAGTAAACACATTATGCACAGTGGCATCTAAAAGATAGAGATAACAATAATGAATTAGGTTTATCTAGCACAATACAAAATAAGACTTTCCAccgagagagacagagagagctaCTGGCTACAGCCTTTAATCACCTAAAAGCACTGTATCAGCAGCACCTACAGTAGATTTGTAAATTGGAATTAGCAATCAACGTCAGTAAGTACTAGCTTATTGCCTTCATCTAAATCATAGAAGTCTACAGCCCTTAATTGTCTCGAAAAGGAAAATTAACCTACACCTGAAAATGTTCGGAGTTACATACATAAGACTCAACGGTCTGCTAGTCCAAGTCGAATTCTTAAATTTTAACTTTCATTAAGGCTAGGATCTTTATGAGAAATTATAGAGTTACTTTACATATATAGCTTGTGTAGGTTTTCTTCAACGCCCATGATATAGGCAAGAAACTGAGGCTTTAGCTTTTACATTCAAAGCCATTCGTTTATCAGATTAATAATGAAAGAAGGCACTCTGGATGTACTAGCTTCAATCTAACAGTCATGCAAGCTTCATAAATCTGTTCCTGGGCTTTGGAATTTGCATATTGAAAATACAAGGATGAAAcgtttttctggaaaatggggattgcaagGCACGTATCAATCTTTACTGggcagaaaccaaaaataataaacagaacaccagatttttggttacgcagtgaaaacctcaaacatgagattaaaaacactgcggggctcttactcttgagaacccaaaataagaattaacttatgatgaatgatatgttctttacaaacacatatagctctctacgcggatacaatctctagactcactagagtggtgcttgtcttgaatcttgacattcttcttcacttgaacgatcacaAAATAtcgctcttctttcttcacagcctctctactgatctcaagagaatcTAAGCATATGAGGAACACGAACAAGAACACTTAAGCAAGGAACAAGTGTCTTTGATTCTTATgacaattctctctgcaattccaatttactttaacacgttatcgatcagcacgagccctaaccctagccctaaaagaaaagaaaaaaaaccctaaaaccaaaaCCCGAAAACCCCCTCACCAAAAACTGCCGCAAGCCCTAGCCGTGCTAGCCTACCGTGTCGCAGCCCTGCCTCCCGCGCACCCGAGTGCCtgctgcccccgcagcccccgcgTGACATCTGCAGCCCTGCAGCCTGCCCCTCGCGCGCATCTGCCAGCCAGCCAGCCTCGCTGCTGCCCCGCGCTACGCACACGTAACTGCCCTGCGTTCGCTGCCTTGCTGCTGCCCCGCGCTACACACACGCTGCTGCCCTAATGATGCCGCTCGCTTGCTGCTGCTGCCGTTTGTTGCCCCTCGTTGCTACTGCTGCCCcaacacgcctgcatcaacacgcgcgtgttctcAAGCCCTGAATTATCAAGTAAGTTTTTGttattaaagttcctgctttcttgtattttaaatttctttatttgctgCAGGATTTGCCATATACGAACATGGGTTTGATTgtttaataagcggaattgtggagattcacgctaaacgaactaaaagcgttcgtaatcaatgaactaggagtgttcataatattcgaactaagagcgttcgtaatcaatgaactaagagtgttcataatattcggactaagagcgtccgcaagcatcaaattatgaccatattaaacatcattgtttggtttaatccaaatattcttggaaattgatttcttggtagaatagctcggaaatcttattattttagttttcgtggaagtttagctccgaaactaatatatcttctcttcttattttcaggatgtcaaatgAACCAAGACtagactttcccatgcttgactcaacaggcttgGATTATCATAtctgggtaaccgatgttgagaaccacctcacttcaaaagggatattacccataatccaaGCACCTAATCAGGATCTCGTGTTCGTATgaacacctacaaagcatgcttaagcagttatcttgatgcgatGTCATATGGACAAatcactcagattggagtacaTATCGATCAaagatgcaagagagctatgtgTCGAATGAACCAAGACtagactttcccatgcttgactcaacaggcttgGATTATCATAtctgggtaaccgatgttgagaaccacctcacttcaaaagggatattacccataatccagaCACCTAATCCGGATCTCGTGTTCGTAcgaacacctacaaagcatgctTAAGAAGTTATCTTGATGCGATGTCATATGGAAAAatcactcagattggagtacaTATCGATCAaagatgcaagagagctatgggtagtgctagaagagcgctttggcaatgtccaagattcccttcTCCcagacttgaaggttcaatggaacaatctgcacttcgccgacttcaagtctgttgctgaatataattcagaagctcttcgtcTACAATCCATGTTGAGATTTTGTGGACAACCCATCatagagcaagagctaattgggaaaactctctccaccttccccgtttcagcaatTGTGGTCTCAAAGCAATATCGTACCGaggtcaatgctggacggatcacgaggttttaCCAGCTTATCAAtgttatgtctgtagctgagaaacatgataacatactcatgaagaattataattcaaggcccattggaactaagagcgttcatgaggcgaattataatgcacccaaatgAGGgtgcaaggagcggaaccctaagaacAAGGGAcatgagggacgtatgggtccatataaccgcgcTAACAAGGAAGGAAACCATAAGTTTGGTGCGGATACAAATGGTggcaatgccacacgtgggagaggtggacATGGCAATACTGGCCGTGGTGGGGGCACCATGGGCCGTGGTGATGGCGCCAACCCTCTTAGGGAGCGTCCACAATgtgcacaacgtgcacctcaattgaagggaggcaaccacaatgacgtgTGTTATCGATATGGATCAAGTGAgtattggttcaagcaatgcaaggcaagcgcCCAACTAGCTGCACACTACAAGGAGTATAGAGACCTGAGGGAGCAATAAGtttaccttgcagaagaagaagatggtgaagatgtcaatctcaccatagaggacttcaaagctagaaatgaagtgcacaaggatgccacagactttgattagaatagtccttttatttttccaagaattatgtaatggcaatatgccttagtcaataaatgacaatcgtattaactctttctcatgcggcgcatccaatgaagtatgatgtctaggaaagtgattgagattagtggtacttaagagagcctcgctccaccgacatctctctctacttccctggtcatatttgattggagttaccaaacggattgagtgactacgatttgtataagtttgatttttttatattttggattagactttggaaaccttgatgtaatcattggctatttctattaataaagtatcgtattattattcaatgtcatggacatgttttaattccgaactttattatttttcagtatgtttcccggagagttGGAATGTcttgttgatagtggcaccacacatactatattgcgacataggcaactatttctatgaATGATGCCTAGTCGATCTTCAGTGACTACGATGGttggaccatcacaattgattcgtggtcgaggaccagctcaatttatgttgccaaatggcacaagtattaatgtcactgaagctctatatgctcttagggctggaagaaccctattgagtttaaaagatataagagccaaaggttttcatgtggaaacacattgtgagaatggacaagagttcctttgcatcacctctaataactacggatataaacgagtattagagaaacttatgtgtcgctctagtgggttgtatgcaaccatgcactattcgagtcatt
Coding sequences within:
- the LOC133709222 gene encoding WUSCHEL-related homeobox 1-like; its protein translation is MGCSSGGCRDPNIKNNRDLPEYSIKAANHQPAVLLTPKLSSTYNMTQNPLLPFNHHHHQSAYRLVPVTLPEQSRSSSGFYSDKQPASAAPSRSSRWNPTPEQLMALEELYRSGIKTPTAQQIRQVTARLRNYGRIEGKNVFYWFQNHRARERQKRRRELMSKYQSDSKQQQQQQTLTNTTISSLLDKESAGVDFVGRLEVEQQNKRTLPKFTLLSDQVNVYPYIEPKSQENIEMN